One window from the genome of Pieris napi chromosome 12, ilPieNapi1.2, whole genome shotgun sequence encodes:
- the LOC125054829 gene encoding uncharacterized protein LOC125054829, translated as MSYPPYGPPSYGQPSLSGNNSRPYPPPAEHPHPSYPYYVPGTVMVPVPVMPMPPMPMPSMQMPMPTMPMPGPPPPMEGQPTYITNYIYHGESSNQADKVQVAEIGGDFDWVPTTTTTAGHLSGKAVLGGHEGWDGSPLWVIRAWHNGDLIPGKLSVRHKSASVMYNGKEIPVQNIEVLCSKPDSLRWVPSSNGIVPPAAIPGGKTEAGEVLYVGRARHQLSITPGKVHPSHSCCYISFGGSEVSHKMYDVLCRIS; from the coding sequence ATGAGCTACCCTCCTTACGGACCGCCATCTTATGGGCAACCATCGCTCTCTGGGAACAATTCTAGGCCCTATCCACCACCAGCCGAACATCCACACCCATCTTACCCATACTACGTTCCAGGTACCGTTATGGTACCAGTGCCAGTTATGCCCATGCCACCAATGCCGATGCCCAGCATGCAGATGCCGATGCCCACCATGCCAATGCCCGGGCCACCACCGCCTATGGAAGGCCAACCAACGTACATAACCAATTACATCTACCACGGCGAAAGCTCCAACCAAGCAGATAAAGTACAAGTAGCCGAAATTGGTGGGGATTTCGACTGGGTGCCGACTACTACAACAACAGCTGGACATTTATCAGGGAAAGCGGTTCTTGGGGGCCATGAGGGTTGGGACGGAAGTCCTCTATGGGTGATACGAGCGTGGCATAACGGAGACTTGATTCCTGGAAAGCTTTCAGTGAGACATAAGTCTGCCTCCGTAATGTATAACGGCAAAGAAATTCCAGTGCAGAATATCGAGGTTCTTTGTTCGAAACCGGATAGCTTAAGGTGGGTTCCTTCTTCAAATGGCATTGTTCCTCCTGCAGCTATTCCTGGAGGGAAGACAGAAGCAGGTGAAGTGTTGTATGTGGGTCGAGCAAGGCACCAACTTTCAATTACCCCAGGAAAAGTTCATCCAAGTCATAGTTGCTGTTATATAAGTTTTGGAGGATCGGAAGTGTCGCATAAAATGTATGATGTCTTGTGTAGAATCAGTTAG